In Chitinophaga varians, the following are encoded in one genomic region:
- a CDS encoding DUF4838 domain-containing protein, with translation MTYLLYIMTLFGYGCQSLTGGDIALVSGGKSNYVIVLPADAGKNDQHAADVLKDYVKRMSGASLNIVKENTLKDKNQPAIFIGHTDHAANINTGEIKPEGFMLATDSRDVYVIGGSGKGVVYGVYTLLEQYFGCRKYSQAPATVPKVKDVRVPAQLHDLQEPAFTYRETYYPAAFDNEYLEWHKLHRFEDLWGLWGHSFFKLVPPRAWFSSHPEYFALVKGIRQPTQLCLSNENVFRLVVDSLRQAIKENPDAMYWSVSQEDGGGYCTCDLCRKVDDEEGGPSGSLIRFVNKVAAQFPERQFTTLSYLYSSKPPQRTKPASNVIIMLSSIDALRQEPLSTIPSAAAFRKNLDAWGTVTSRLFVWDYTTQFTNYLAPFPDYDNLQPNLQYLSGHKVSGVFSQGSGDTHSDMAEFNAYVQAKYLWDPKADVDKLQDDFLQGYYGKAGKNMRQYVNALENTLKQTKAPLDIYGNPVNHHRDYLSPLAIDTYSKLLDKAEAAVETQPELLKRVYTARLPLEYTVLQQSRFFGTEPHGYLEAKGKEYVVNPRWPERIRKFTAACKAAGVTTLAEGGVSPDGYQQEWDSLLARKWVSSLAFRAPVSLVNPPAPEFPGKGAQTLTDGLEGGRDFSLNWLYLYGKDLVAVIDLGTAKPVNTVFMHFLQDARHYIFNPSRVSIAVSEDNTHFTDVGEQAVTPLQGEDYDIKNTPVSFKLTGKAVRYIRITGVCPTDIPVWREAPESKRPAICCDEIYVQ, from the coding sequence ATGACATACCTACTTTACATTATGACGTTGTTCGGTTACGGCTGCCAATCCCTTACCGGCGGCGATATCGCGTTGGTATCGGGCGGTAAAAGCAACTACGTGATCGTATTGCCCGCTGATGCGGGCAAGAACGACCAGCATGCCGCTGACGTGCTGAAAGACTATGTAAAAAGGATGTCCGGCGCCAGCCTGAACATCGTCAAAGAAAATACCTTAAAAGATAAAAATCAGCCCGCCATATTTATCGGTCACACCGATCATGCGGCTAATATCAATACCGGGGAAATAAAGCCCGAAGGGTTTATGCTGGCCACCGACTCACGCGATGTGTATGTGATCGGCGGCAGCGGCAAAGGCGTGGTCTATGGCGTTTATACACTGCTGGAACAATACTTCGGCTGCCGCAAATACAGTCAGGCGCCCGCCACCGTGCCCAAAGTTAAAGACGTACGCGTGCCGGCACAATTACATGACCTGCAGGAGCCGGCTTTCACCTACCGTGAAACCTACTACCCTGCTGCATTTGACAATGAATACCTCGAATGGCACAAGCTGCACCGCTTTGAAGACCTGTGGGGCCTGTGGGGCCACTCTTTCTTTAAGCTGGTGCCGCCCCGCGCCTGGTTCTCCTCCCATCCCGAATACTTCGCCCTGGTGAAAGGCATCCGGCAGCCTACACAGCTGTGCCTCAGCAACGAAAACGTATTCCGTTTGGTGGTGGATTCATTGCGGCAGGCCATTAAAGAAAACCCGGACGCCATGTACTGGTCCGTTTCACAGGAAGATGGCGGCGGCTATTGCACCTGCGACCTTTGCCGCAAAGTGGACGACGAAGAAGGCGGTCCCTCCGGGTCGCTGATACGTTTCGTGAACAAGGTGGCGGCACAGTTCCCGGAGCGGCAGTTCACCACGCTGTCGTATTTGTATTCCTCCAAGCCGCCGCAACGTACCAAACCGGCCTCCAATGTGATCATCATGCTCAGCTCCATAGATGCGCTGCGACAGGAGCCACTGAGCACCATTCCTTCAGCTGCTGCTTTCCGCAAAAACCTGGATGCCTGGGGCACGGTCACATCACGTCTCTTTGTCTGGGATTATACCACCCAGTTCACCAACTACCTGGCGCCTTTCCCGGACTACGACAACCTGCAGCCCAACCTGCAATACCTGTCGGGCCACAAAGTAAGCGGCGTATTCTCACAAGGCAGCGGCGACACCCACAGCGACATGGCGGAATTCAATGCCTACGTACAAGCTAAATATCTCTGGGACCCCAAAGCAGACGTTGATAAATTACAGGATGATTTTTTACAGGGGTACTATGGCAAAGCCGGCAAAAACATGCGGCAGTACGTGAACGCACTGGAGAACACACTCAAACAAACCAAAGCCCCGCTTGATATTTATGGCAACCCGGTCAACCACCACCGCGACTACCTTTCGCCGCTGGCCATTGACACTTACAGCAAACTGCTCGACAAAGCCGAAGCGGCCGTGGAAACACAGCCTGAATTGTTAAAACGCGTGTATACGGCACGGTTACCACTGGAATATACCGTTCTGCAACAGTCCCGTTTTTTCGGCACCGAACCGCACGGCTACCTCGAAGCCAAGGGCAAAGAATATGTAGTTAATCCGCGCTGGCCGGAAAGAATACGGAAATTTACAGCCGCCTGTAAAGCAGCAGGCGTTACTACGTTGGCCGAAGGCGGCGTGAGCCCCGACGGCTACCAACAGGAATGGGATAGTCTCCTGGCCCGCAAATGGGTCAGCAGCCTGGCTTTCAGGGCACCAGTATCACTGGTGAACCCGCCGGCCCCGGAGTTCCCCGGCAAAGGCGCACAAACGCTCACCGACGGACTGGAAGGCGGCAGGGACTTCAGCCTCAACTGGCTGTACCTGTATGGTAAAGACCTTGTTGCCGTGATAGACCTGGGCACCGCCAAACCGGTCAATACCGTGTTTATGCATTTCCTTCAGGACGCCCGTCATTATATTTTTAATCCGTCCCGCGTAAGTATTGCTGTATCAGAAGATAACACCCACTTCACGGACGTAGGGGAACAAGCCGTTACTCCATTGCAGGGCGAAGATTATGATATCAAAAACACACCGGTGTCCTTCAAACTAACGGGAAAGGCTGTACGCTACATCCGGATCACGGGTGTTTGTCCAACGGACATTCCCGTGTGGCGGGAAGCACCTGAAAGCAAGCGCCCCGCCATCTGCTGTGATGAAATTTATGTACAATAA